One segment of Brassica napus cultivar Da-Ae chromosome C3, Da-Ae, whole genome shotgun sequence DNA contains the following:
- the LOC106389284 gene encoding uncharacterized protein LOC106389284, whose amino-acid sequence MGNCLRHEMYWAGEDWDDLITEDEEHHHHQSSKTSIEASSTVFVARDSKSSDLSHHEIKIRLTKKQFQDLLSNVNVHDLTTGSDLDRKTEEGNQHRLWRPVLKSIREVN is encoded by the coding sequence ATGGGAAATTGTCTAAGACACGAAATGTACTGGGCTGGTGAAGATTGGGATGATTTAATCAcagaagatgaagaacatcatcatcatcagagctCTAAGACCTCCATTGAGGCTAGTAGCACTGTATTTGTTGCACGAGACAGTAAATCATCTGACTTATCTCATCATGAGATCAAGATCAGACTGACGAAGAAGCAATTCCAGGATTTACTTAGTAACGTCAACGTACATGACTTGACCACCGGTTCTGATCTTGATCGTAAAACTGAAGAAGGCAACCAGCACCGGTTATGGAGACCGGTTCTAAAGAGCATACGGGAGGTTAACTAA